A genomic stretch from Amycolatopsis sp. 195334CR includes:
- a CDS encoding alpha-L-rhamnosidase gives MARGRVAAWFAALVVLIGVLVPVPASAGEGIRPGSLTVNDRVDPLGIGGERPHFGWQSTSDQRGAVQSAYEVWVGRSPGARDVWTSGRVSSDRQFDIAYGGPDLRQATRYFWQVRVWDGHGRGSRWSEPAWFETGLFGAGDWAGAEWLTDRDEALTWDDYTVDTELSLKALAAGVFFRAPGAQNGYLWQISVADGTGKPKLRVHNRINGTYTLLAVVDISGTVSQDQLLTSRTRFAVSANGDTVTTTINGTRVDERQVSDFAAGSFGYRVVNAAEGQEKAVIHRATVTGADGTTLTDVDFADGHNPFSGGTVGAEGLELLTTAEVLYSHRTSLPLYRKEFTVTKQVKQARAYGAALGVYELSLNGAKVGDHELAPGWTDYTTRVQHQTYDVTGQVRAGANAFGIALSPGWYAGRVGNYPPGVYGSAPAVVAQLRVDYTDGSHEWIRTDGSWRTANGPFVLGDLQAGETYDARLARPGWNTPGHDETGWVPPDLAESASARLVPQPDEPVRETERVPAIARTEPEPGTFIYDLGQNLVGVTKLRLTGRAGQTATIRHGEVLNPDGTLYTENLRGAAATDRYVFAADGPVDYEPTFTQHGFRYVEITGVTAPSAAEVEGVVWGSDLRTTGTLSTSDPMLNRLQRNITWGQRGNFLSVPTDTPARDERLGWTGDINVFAPTASFNQDTRAFLRKWLVDLRATQRENGDYSCIAPDPANAGHGGVGWSDAGITVPYAVFRAFGDTATVREHYPSMKRFLEFVRAGAGPDLIDDGRGRFEDWLNLNDPTPSGVLGTAYYAENARMLSEMARALGEHADADAYAALSGEVRAAFAKAFVNGDGVVSGNSQTAYALALGMNLVPAEARAKVADRFVGKIQASGGSLTTGFLGTPWLLPALSGSGRFDQAYALLTRQEYPSWGYEVKMGATTMWERWNSINPDGSFGDPAMNSFNHYAYGAVGQWMYEHIGGLSALEPGYRKARIAPTPGGGLTSGEGAFDSAYGLLKSSWRTDAGAFWLTVDVPVNTTAEVVLPAGPATEGGRALAEAPGVLATSSAGGVLTVTVGSGHYEFRAGLPESPA, from the coding sequence ATGGCTCGTGGCAGGGTGGCGGCGTGGTTCGCGGCGCTGGTGGTGCTGATCGGCGTCCTGGTCCCGGTACCGGCCAGCGCGGGAGAAGGCATCCGGCCCGGCTCGCTGACCGTGAACGACCGGGTCGACCCGCTCGGCATCGGCGGGGAGCGGCCGCACTTCGGCTGGCAGTCCACTTCGGACCAAAGGGGAGCCGTCCAGAGCGCCTACGAAGTGTGGGTCGGCCGCTCGCCCGGCGCGCGGGATGTCTGGACCAGCGGGCGGGTCAGCTCCGACCGCCAGTTCGACATCGCCTACGGGGGCCCGGACCTGCGGCAGGCGACCCGGTACTTCTGGCAGGTCCGCGTCTGGGACGGCCACGGCCGGGGGAGTCGCTGGAGCGAGCCCGCGTGGTTCGAAACCGGCCTGTTCGGCGCGGGGGACTGGGCCGGCGCGGAGTGGCTGACCGACCGGGACGAAGCGCTGACTTGGGACGACTACACCGTCGACACCGAATTGAGCTTGAAGGCGCTCGCCGCGGGCGTGTTCTTCCGCGCGCCCGGCGCGCAGAACGGCTACCTGTGGCAGATCAGCGTCGCCGACGGCACGGGCAAGCCGAAACTCCGCGTGCACAACCGGATCAACGGCACCTACACCCTGCTGGCGGTCGTCGACATCTCCGGAACCGTGTCGCAGGACCAGCTCCTCACCAGCCGGACGCGGTTCGCCGTCTCCGCGAACGGCGACACGGTCACCACCACGATCAACGGCACGCGCGTCGACGAGCGCCAGGTGAGCGACTTCGCGGCGGGCAGCTTCGGCTACCGCGTGGTGAACGCCGCCGAGGGACAGGAGAAGGCGGTGATCCACCGCGCCACCGTCACCGGGGCCGACGGCACCACGCTCACCGACGTCGACTTCGCCGACGGCCACAACCCGTTCTCCGGCGGCACGGTCGGCGCGGAGGGGCTCGAACTGCTGACCACCGCCGAAGTGCTCTACTCCCACCGGACGAGTCTTCCCCTGTACCGCAAGGAATTCACGGTGACCAAGCAGGTCAAGCAGGCGCGGGCCTACGGTGCCGCGCTCGGGGTGTACGAGCTGAGCCTCAACGGCGCGAAGGTCGGTGATCACGAACTGGCGCCGGGCTGGACCGACTACACCACGCGCGTCCAGCACCAGACCTACGACGTCACCGGCCAGGTGCGCGCGGGCGCGAACGCGTTCGGCATCGCGCTGTCGCCGGGCTGGTACGCCGGTCGGGTCGGCAACTACCCGCCGGGCGTCTACGGCTCGGCGCCCGCGGTGGTCGCGCAGCTGCGGGTCGACTACACCGACGGCAGCCACGAGTGGATCCGCACCGACGGCTCATGGCGCACGGCCAACGGCCCGTTCGTGCTCGGCGACCTGCAGGCGGGGGAGACCTACGACGCCCGGCTGGCGCGTCCCGGCTGGAACACCCCCGGTCACGACGAGACCGGGTGGGTGCCGCCGGACCTCGCCGAATCCGCGAGCGCGCGCCTGGTGCCGCAGCCCGACGAACCGGTGCGCGAAACCGAGCGGGTGCCCGCGATCGCCCGCACCGAACCCGAACCGGGCACGTTCATCTACGACCTCGGGCAGAACCTGGTCGGCGTGACCAAGCTCCGGCTGACCGGCCGCGCCGGGCAGACCGCGACGATCCGGCACGGCGAAGTGCTCAACCCCGACGGCACGCTGTACACGGAGAACCTGCGCGGGGCCGCCGCCACCGACCGATATGTCTTCGCCGCCGACGGCCCGGTCGACTACGAGCCGACGTTCACCCAGCACGGGTTCCGCTACGTCGAGATCACCGGGGTCACCGCGCCCTCGGCAGCCGAGGTCGAGGGCGTGGTGTGGGGCTCGGACCTGCGCACCACCGGCACTCTGTCCACTTCAGACCCGATGCTGAACAGGCTGCAGCGCAACATCACCTGGGGGCAGCGCGGCAACTTCCTGTCCGTGCCGACCGACACCCCGGCCCGTGACGAACGGCTCGGCTGGACCGGGGACATCAACGTGTTCGCGCCGACCGCCTCGTTCAACCAGGACACCCGGGCGTTCCTGCGGAAGTGGCTGGTCGACCTGCGGGCCACGCAGCGGGAGAACGGGGACTACTCGTGCATCGCGCCGGATCCGGCCAACGCCGGTCACGGCGGGGTCGGCTGGAGCGACGCGGGCATCACCGTGCCGTACGCGGTGTTCCGGGCGTTCGGGGACACCGCGACCGTGCGCGAGCACTACCCGTCGATGAAGCGGTTCCTCGAGTTCGTGCGCGCGGGCGCGGGGCCGGACCTGATCGACGACGGGCGCGGCCGGTTCGAGGACTGGCTCAACCTGAACGACCCGACGCCGAGCGGTGTGCTGGGCACCGCCTACTACGCCGAGAACGCGCGCATGCTCTCGGAAATGGCGCGGGCACTGGGAGAGCACGCCGACGCCGACGCCTACGCGGCGTTGTCGGGCGAGGTGCGGGCCGCGTTCGCGAAGGCGTTCGTGAACGGCGACGGGGTGGTGTCGGGCAACAGCCAGACGGCGTACGCGCTCGCGCTGGGCATGAACCTGGTCCCGGCGGAGGCCAGGGCGAAGGTGGCCGACCGGTTCGTGGGGAAGATCCAGGCCAGTGGTGGTTCGCTGACCACCGGATTCCTCGGTACGCCGTGGCTGCTGCCCGCGTTGAGCGGAAGCGGGCGGTTCGACCAGGCGTATGCGCTGCTGACGCGGCAGGAGTACCCGTCGTGGGGGTACGAGGTGAAGATGGGTGCCACCACCATGTGGGAGCGGTGGAACTCGATCAACCCGGACGGCAGCTTCGGCGATCCCGCGATGAACTCGTTCAACCACTACGCCTACGGGGCGGTGGGGCAGTGGATGTACGAGCACATCGGCGGCCTTTCGGCGCTCGAACCGGGGTACCGCAAGGCGCGGATCGCGCCCACGCCCGGCGGCGGGCTGACCAGCGGCGAAGGCGCGTTCGACTCGGCGTACGGCCTGCTGAAGTCCTCGTGGCGCACCGACGCCGGTGCGTTCTGGCTGACCGTCGACGTGCCGGTCAACACCACCGCGGAGGTGGTGCTCCCGGCCGGTCCGGCGACCGAGGGCGGCCGGGCGCTCGCGGAGGCGCCGGGGGTGCTCGCCACGTCGTCCGCGGGCGGGGTGCTGACGGTGACGGTCGGGTCGGGGCACTACGAGTTCCGGGCCGGTCTGCCAGAATCTCCCGCGTGA
- a CDS encoding DUF6000 family protein: MTGDVHERFVMGDGERPRYSQLLHANYVGLGPKRDEFVRKLVEAAGEVTDEELAKLLDEGWREKITAAWLIGLGGRAGFRQRIGELLLESNYVYAGQGYCFALARFGTTADAAILATYLDRYLARPDLRYDQEWALVALRQVDRKLGQRYATQFTWPGGPWHAWAAANRAEKEDGRDLVVFAWSLLD; encoded by the coding sequence GTGACTGGGGATGTCCACGAACGTTTTGTGATGGGTGACGGGGAGCGGCCGCGGTACAGCCAGCTGCTGCACGCGAACTACGTCGGGTTGGGGCCGAAGCGGGACGAGTTCGTCCGGAAGCTGGTCGAGGCGGCTGGGGAGGTCACCGACGAGGAGCTGGCAAAGCTGCTCGACGAGGGCTGGCGGGAGAAGATCACCGCGGCGTGGTTGATCGGCCTCGGCGGGCGCGCGGGTTTCCGGCAGCGGATCGGCGAGCTGCTGCTGGAGAGCAATTACGTCTACGCCGGGCAGGGTTACTGCTTCGCGCTGGCCCGGTTCGGCACCACGGCGGACGCGGCGATTCTCGCCACGTACCTGGACCGGTACCTGGCGCGGCCGGACCTGCGGTACGACCAGGAGTGGGCGCTGGTCGCGCTGCGGCAGGTGGACCGCAAGCTGGGGCAGCGGTACGCCACGCAGTTCACCTGGCCGGGTGGCCCGTGGCACGCGTGGGCGGCAGCGAACCGCGCCGAGAAGGAGGACGGGCGCGATCTGGTGGTCTTCGCCTGGTCATTGCTCGATTAG
- a CDS encoding maleylpyruvate isomerase N-terminal domain-containing protein, with the protein MDYHGRVDALARTWRDWAELGEGLSEAQWRLPSRCPGWDVAALYAHHSAMPRDLHAAEAPAGEPEGEVMTAVAALRRFNTEGGLAATAGPAVADEAVTDAAATGRHAMIERFTVLGPLVLDRLRAAGPEPRAVWRPGVVLPLSEAVRIVLLEATVHLLDVRRALGQAPDAPAGALADTAALLAEMASPVEFIEAAAGRSAVSPLPVLR; encoded by the coding sequence GTGGACTATCACGGCAGGGTGGACGCGCTGGCGCGGACGTGGCGGGACTGGGCTGAGCTGGGGGAGGGGCTGAGCGAGGCCCAGTGGCGGCTGCCTTCCCGTTGTCCTGGCTGGGATGTGGCCGCGCTGTACGCGCACCACTCGGCCATGCCGCGGGATCTGCACGCGGCCGAGGCCCCGGCGGGGGAGCCGGAGGGCGAGGTGATGACCGCGGTGGCGGCACTCCGGCGGTTCAACACCGAAGGCGGTCTCGCGGCGACGGCCGGGCCCGCGGTGGCGGACGAAGCGGTCACCGACGCGGCCGCGACGGGCAGGCACGCGATGATCGAACGGTTCACCGTGCTGGGGCCGCTGGTGCTGGACCGGTTGCGCGCGGCGGGGCCGGAGCCGCGGGCGGTGTGGCGGCCGGGGGTGGTGCTGCCGTTGTCGGAGGCGGTGCGGATCGTGCTGCTCGAAGCGACCGTGCACCTGCTGGACGTGCGGCGGGCGCTGGGTCAGGCGCCGGACGCGCCGGCGGGCGCACTCGCCGACACGGCCGCGTTGCTGGCGGAAATGGCGTCGCCGGTGGAGTTCATCGAGGCCGCCGCCGGGCGGTCTGCCGTCTCACCGCTGCCGGTGCTGCGCTGA
- a CDS encoding TNT domain-containing protein, which yields MPIDAAQRQELTNAAGLALADAVPAGWRRIDLLCTTAPERWTLTVLPETGTTPPVPEKTRESLLRLREAMAEPDGTSWSSARLFIDAPGTVYVKYHFAADLPFGPLSTVEDQHRLWGLVSNLVTSSCPPDWAEAAIAYRAAGEHVELRATVRRATDGAVEPWTPRPEVGELLARLRAAMYRAGRGTWNEVTAVVHLDSRIDSRYTWDDEPAWDTEPPASAAVRELADFPRDDGMVPGWLAERAGKAAVRTLAHDPDDALATRAALTAAEQAAVELGLDPSRYRVGESADGAWCLAPDNGRWSVFWAQGEQRHRRATFPTALEAARAFVGHLHLNQAAFRGELPPDAKRPTRAWPIQPMSDDGGLSLYEGKQLVTLPPGIEVDRYGDPSGNTLFAARTGFTHRSHKAEREQREYHLYRLTRSVRAITGTAVPWYEQAGGGTAYVLARSVADLLADGSLIELA from the coding sequence ATGCCGATCGACGCCGCGCAGCGGCAGGAACTGACCAACGCGGCGGGCCTCGCGCTCGCCGACGCGGTCCCGGCGGGCTGGCGCCGCATCGACCTGCTGTGCACCACCGCTCCCGAACGGTGGACGCTGACCGTACTGCCGGAGACCGGCACCACTCCCCCGGTCCCCGAGAAGACCAGGGAAAGCCTGCTCCGGCTGCGGGAGGCGATGGCGGAGCCGGACGGGACCTCCTGGTCGTCCGCCCGCCTGTTCATCGACGCGCCCGGCACGGTCTACGTGAAGTACCACTTCGCCGCCGACCTGCCGTTCGGCCCGCTGTCCACTGTGGAGGACCAGCACCGCCTCTGGGGCCTGGTCTCCAACCTGGTGACCAGTTCCTGCCCGCCGGACTGGGCCGAGGCGGCGATCGCCTACCGCGCCGCCGGGGAGCACGTCGAACTGCGGGCGACTGTTCGCCGCGCCACCGACGGTGCCGTCGAACCGTGGACACCGCGCCCGGAAGTGGGCGAGCTGCTCGCCCGGCTCCGTGCCGCCATGTATCGGGCGGGCCGCGGTACCTGGAACGAGGTCACCGCGGTGGTGCACCTCGACTCCCGGATCGACTCCCGCTACACCTGGGACGACGAGCCCGCTTGGGACACCGAGCCGCCGGCGTCGGCCGCGGTCCGGGAACTCGCGGACTTCCCGCGTGACGACGGCATGGTGCCCGGGTGGCTCGCCGAGCGGGCGGGGAAGGCGGCGGTGCGCACGCTCGCCCACGATCCCGATGACGCCCTCGCGACCCGCGCCGCACTCACCGCGGCCGAGCAAGCCGCCGTCGAACTGGGGCTGGATCCGTCGCGCTACCGGGTCGGCGAGAGCGCGGACGGCGCCTGGTGCCTGGCCCCGGACAACGGGCGGTGGTCGGTGTTCTGGGCCCAGGGCGAGCAGCGCCACCGCCGGGCCACCTTCCCCACGGCGCTCGAAGCGGCCCGCGCCTTCGTCGGTCACCTCCACCTGAACCAGGCCGCCTTCCGCGGCGAACTGCCTCCCGACGCGAAGCGGCCGACCAGGGCCTGGCCGATCCAGCCGATGAGCGACGACGGCGGACTCTCGCTGTACGAAGGCAAGCAACTGGTGACGTTGCCGCCGGGGATCGAGGTGGACCGCTACGGCGATCCATCGGGCAACACCTTGTTCGCCGCCCGCACCGGGTTCACCCACCGCTCGCACAAGGCCGAACGCGAACAGCGCGAGTACCACCTCTACCGGCTGACCCGGTCGGTGCGCGCCATCACCGGTACCGCCGTGCCCTGGTACGAGCAGGCGGGCGGCGGCACTGCCTACGTGCTCGCGCGTTCCGTGGCGGACCTGCTCGCGGACGGCTCACTCATCGAACTCGCTTGA
- a CDS encoding helix-turn-helix transcriptional regulator, producing the protein MENLGGFLKSRRGRVTPDEVGLRTYGTSRRVPGLRREELAQLAGVSAGYYTRLEQGQADTASEQVLDALARVLRLDPVETAHLHNLARRTAPGLTEPEPEVLHPRVLALLDALGEATPALILGRRGDVLAWNRSGHALFASHLDFEERPSIPRLFFLDPHLRDLHRNWDELARIHVAYLRLTAGRFPTDARLAALIGELTMRSDEFASLWATGDVADCTVGPMYLRHPTLGAVDVTYQVWLQPDSPSHRLEIYTPNDPASADALRLLTHHR; encoded by the coding sequence GTGGAGAACTTGGGCGGATTCCTGAAGAGCCGTCGCGGCCGGGTCACCCCGGACGAGGTCGGCCTGCGCACCTACGGCACCTCGCGGCGGGTCCCCGGGCTGCGCCGGGAGGAGCTCGCGCAGCTCGCGGGCGTGAGCGCCGGGTACTACACACGACTGGAGCAGGGACAGGCCGACACCGCCTCCGAGCAGGTGCTCGACGCGCTCGCGCGCGTGCTGCGGCTCGATCCGGTCGAGACCGCCCACCTGCACAACCTCGCCCGGCGAACGGCGCCCGGGCTGACCGAACCGGAGCCGGAAGTGCTGCACCCGCGTGTGCTCGCCCTGCTGGACGCCCTCGGCGAGGCGACCCCGGCGCTCATCCTCGGCAGGCGCGGCGACGTGCTGGCGTGGAACCGGTCCGGGCACGCGCTGTTCGCCTCACACCTGGACTTCGAGGAGCGGCCGTCGATCCCGCGCTTGTTCTTCCTCGACCCGCACCTGCGCGACCTGCACCGCAACTGGGACGAACTCGCCCGCATCCACGTCGCGTACCTCCGGCTCACCGCGGGCCGGTTCCCGACGGACGCGCGGCTGGCCGCGTTGATCGGCGAGCTGACCATGCGCAGCGACGAGTTCGCCTCGCTGTGGGCCACCGGGGATGTGGCCGACTGCACGGTCGGGCCGATGTACCTGCGCCACCCCACGCTCGGCGCGGTGGACGTCACCTACCAGGTGTGGTTGCAGCCGGACAGCCCGAGCCACCGCCTGGAGATCTACACCCCGAACGACCCCGCCTCCGCCGACGCCCTGCGCCTCCTCACGCACCACCGCTGA
- a CDS encoding MFS transporter: MAQQHNARAWAGLLVVLGPVLLVSMDGSILFLAMPRIGEALAPSADQALWILDSYGFAVGSLLIAFGNLGDRFGRLKLLMIGTTVFGLASAGAAFAPTPELLITARALMGVAGATLLPSALAVLSELFTDPRLRARAIGIFAAAFAAGFAIGPVLGGVLLERFWWGSVFLINLPVLALFLAFAPILLREVRTVRTGRVDVVSVVTSAAGLLLAVYALKHVATEGAAVVPVLTGVAGVALLVWFARRQRHLEHPLMEFTLFRDRVFTVAIITGLLPLAAWSAAAYLAGIYLQSVLDLPVLRTALLALPGAAVLTITCVVTPFVVDRVGKRAALVACHFAIAAGLLFLLPATTTGGIGWYVASTVIAGVGYGISFAVVADTAVGAVPAERAGSAGAIAETSNEIGNALGIALLGSLAALVFRVGGPDLAPTLGETLQLPRLAAGVVEEAKAAFVSGLHWVAVVAAVLHAGLGGLALRWMPRPARHLTSV; encoded by the coding sequence ATGGCACAACAGCACAACGCCCGCGCCTGGGCCGGGCTCCTGGTGGTCCTCGGGCCGGTACTGCTCGTTTCGATGGACGGTTCGATCCTGTTCCTGGCGATGCCCCGCATCGGTGAGGCCCTCGCCCCGAGCGCGGACCAGGCGCTCTGGATACTGGACAGCTACGGGTTCGCGGTCGGCTCGCTGCTGATCGCGTTCGGCAACCTCGGTGACCGCTTCGGCAGGCTGAAGCTGCTGATGATCGGCACCACGGTCTTCGGCCTCGCCTCCGCGGGCGCGGCGTTCGCGCCGACCCCGGAACTCCTGATCACCGCGCGGGCGCTGATGGGTGTGGCGGGCGCGACCCTGCTGCCGTCCGCGCTGGCCGTGCTGAGCGAGCTGTTCACCGACCCGCGGCTGCGGGCGCGGGCCATCGGCATCTTCGCCGCCGCGTTCGCCGCCGGTTTCGCGATCGGCCCGGTGCTCGGCGGAGTCCTGTTGGAACGGTTCTGGTGGGGCTCGGTGTTCCTGATCAACCTTCCGGTGCTCGCCCTGTTCCTCGCCTTCGCGCCGATCCTGCTGCGTGAGGTCCGGACGGTCCGGACCGGCCGGGTCGACGTGGTCAGCGTGGTGACCTCGGCGGCCGGGCTGCTGCTCGCGGTGTACGCCCTCAAGCACGTCGCCACCGAAGGAGCGGCCGTCGTGCCGGTGCTCACCGGGGTCGCCGGCGTGGCGCTGCTGGTGTGGTTCGCCCGGCGGCAACGGCACCTCGAACACCCGCTGATGGAGTTCACCCTGTTCCGCGACCGCGTGTTCACCGTCGCGATCATCACCGGGCTGCTGCCGCTGGCGGCGTGGTCGGCGGCTGCCTACCTGGCGGGCATCTACCTCCAGTCCGTGCTGGACCTGCCCGTCCTGCGCACGGCGCTGCTCGCGCTGCCGGGCGCCGCGGTGCTCACGATCACCTGCGTGGTGACCCCGTTCGTGGTCGACCGCGTCGGCAAGCGGGCCGCGCTGGTCGCCTGCCACTTCGCCATCGCGGCGGGCCTGCTGTTCCTGCTGCCCGCGACGACCACCGGCGGGATCGGCTGGTACGTCGCGTCCACGGTGATCGCGGGTGTCGGTTACGGCATCTCGTTCGCCGTCGTGGCGGACACGGCCGTGGGGGCGGTGCCCGCGGAGCGCGCCGGGTCGGCGGGGGCGATCGCGGAGACCAGCAACGAGATCGGCAACGCGCTCGGGATCGCGTTGCTGGGTTCGCTGGCGGCGCTGGTGTTCCGCGTCGGGGGACCGGACCTGGCGCCCACGCTGGGGGAGACGCTGCAGTTGCCGAGGCTCGCCGCCGGGGTGGTGGAGGAGGCGAAGGCGGCCTTCGTCTCGGGCCTGCACTGGGTGGCGGTGGTGGCAGCGGTGCTGCACGCGGGGCTCGGCGGTCTCGCCCTCCGCTGGATGCCGCGTCCGGCACGTCACCTGACAAGTGTATAA
- a CDS encoding DNA alkylation repair protein yields MTLTEVMAELSALEDPKIRAVNEKHGDDHAVNLTKLRAVAKRLKTQQDLARELWGTGDTAARLLALLICRPKAFDRDELDAMLRQARTPKVHDWLVNYVVKKNPHTEELRVTWFADPDPVVASAGWALTTDRVAKRPDGLDLGGLLDRIEAEMKGAPDRLQWAMNHCLAQIGIEHAGYRARALEIGERLEVLKDYPTPPNCTSPFAPAWITEMVRRQEAG; encoded by the coding sequence ATGACGCTCACCGAGGTGATGGCCGAGCTGTCCGCTCTCGAGGACCCGAAGATCCGCGCGGTGAACGAGAAGCACGGCGACGATCACGCGGTGAACCTCACGAAGCTGCGCGCGGTCGCGAAGCGGTTGAAGACCCAGCAGGACCTCGCCCGTGAACTCTGGGGGACGGGTGACACCGCGGCGAGGCTGCTGGCGTTGTTGATCTGCCGGCCGAAGGCGTTCGACCGGGACGAGCTCGACGCCATGCTCCGCCAGGCGCGTACGCCCAAGGTGCACGACTGGCTGGTGAACTACGTGGTGAAGAAGAACCCGCACACCGAAGAGCTGCGGGTGACGTGGTTCGCCGATCCGGACCCGGTGGTCGCGAGCGCCGGCTGGGCGCTGACCACCGACCGGGTGGCGAAGCGGCCCGACGGCCTCGACCTGGGCGGCCTGCTCGACCGGATCGAGGCGGAGATGAAGGGCGCGCCGGACCGGTTGCAGTGGGCGATGAACCACTGCCTGGCCCAGATCGGCATCGAGCACGCCGGGTACCGCGCCCGCGCGCTGGAGATCGGTGAGCGCCTGGAGGTGCTCAAGGACTACCCGACGCCACCGAACTGCACCTCGCCGTTCGCGCCGGCCTGGATCACCGAGATGGTGCGCCGTCAGGAAGCGGGCTAG